The following coding sequences lie in one Populus nigra chromosome 15, ddPopNigr1.1, whole genome shotgun sequence genomic window:
- the LOC133674235 gene encoding meiotic nuclear division protein 1 homolog: MSKKRGLSLEEKREKILQIFYDSQDFFLLKELEKLGPKKGVISQSVKDVVQSLVDDDLASKDKIGTSVYFWSLPSCAGNQMRTVCRKLDSDLQSSKKRHAELVDQCDALKKGREESDEREEALAELKTIEMKYNELKEEMEKYADNDPAAVQAMKEAIEVAHVAANRWTDNIFTLRQWCSNNFPQAKEQLENMYQEAGITDEFDYLELLPVISVNAVPDQMLEGDP; encoded by the exons ATG TCCAAGAAGCGAGGTCTTTCTTTGGAAGAGAAGCGCGAGAAGATTCTTCAGATCTTTTATGATTCACAAGACTTTTTCCTC CTAAAGGAACTTGAGAAATTGGGCCCCAAGAAAGGTGTGATTAGCCAGTCCGTGAAAGATGTTGTCCAGAGTTTAGTGGATGATGACCTTGCTTCCAAAGACAAGATCGGGACTTCT GTCTACTTTTGGAGTCTTCCTAGCTGTGCTGGAAATCAG atgAGGACTGTGTGCCGCAAACTTGATTCTGATTTACAAAGCAGTAAGAAGCGGCATGCAGAACTTGTTGATCAGTGTGATGCATTAAAGAAAGGACGCGAGGAATCT GATGAACGAGAAGAGGCTTTGGCTGAGCTGAAAACCATTGAAATGAAGTATAACGAACTGAAG GAGGAGATGGAGAAGTATGCAGACAATGATCCTGCTGCCGTTCAAGCAATGA AGGAAGCTATTGAAGTTGCCCATGTGGCAGCAAATAGATGGACAG ATAACATTTTCACATTGCGACAATGGTGTTCAAACAATTTCCCTCAGGCCAAGGAGCAGCTTGAAAATATGTATCAGGAg GCAGGAATAACAGATGAATTTGACTATTTGGAGCTTCTACCAGTTATTTCAGTCAACGCCGTTCCTGATCAGATGCTGGAAGGCGACCCTTGA